One genomic window of Geoanaerobacter pelophilus includes the following:
- a CDS encoding type III pantothenate kinase yields MLLVIDVGNSNIVIGAYEDAVLRRNWRIATDKAKTHDEYGILFHDLFRMSGLDPESVAGIIISSVVPPLTGVLEHLAQQYFGHKPFVVGPGIKTGMPIHYDNPKEVGADRIVNAVAGYERYHSSLIIVDFGTATTFDYVNAKGEYCGGAIAPGLMISLEALFQKASKLPRVEIAKPASVIAKNTVNSMQAGIVFGYVGLVDGIVTRMKGESRDNPTVLATGGLAKLIAPESKTIEHIEEFLTLEGLRILYERNK; encoded by the coding sequence GTGCTGCTTGTTATAGATGTCGGTAACAGCAACATTGTCATTGGGGCATATGAAGATGCCGTTTTGCGGCGCAATTGGCGGATCGCTACGGACAAGGCGAAAACCCATGACGAATATGGGATTCTGTTCCATGATCTTTTCCGGATGTCTGGCCTGGATCCTGAATCTGTTGCCGGTATTATCATCTCCTCGGTAGTCCCACCGTTGACTGGAGTTCTCGAACATCTTGCCCAGCAGTATTTCGGGCATAAACCATTTGTCGTTGGTCCGGGCATCAAAACCGGCATGCCGATTCATTATGACAACCCCAAGGAAGTTGGCGCCGACCGTATCGTGAATGCCGTTGCAGGGTACGAAAGATACCACTCTTCGCTTATCATTGTTGATTTTGGAACCGCAACTACTTTTGATTACGTGAATGCCAAAGGGGAATACTGCGGTGGCGCGATTGCCCCGGGGCTAATGATTTCCCTGGAAGCACTCTTTCAAAAAGCCAGTAAACTGCCACGCGTTGAGATAGCAAAACCTGCGTCGGTAATTGCCAAAAATACCGTAAACTCCATGCAGGCAGGTATTGTCTTCGGCTATGTAGGTTTAGTGGACGGGATCGTTACCAGGATGAAAGGGGAGAGTCGCGATAATCCGACAGTGCTTGCAACCGGCGGACTCGCGAAATTGATAGCCCCTGAGTCCAAGACCATAGAGCATATCGAGGAATTTCTTACGTTGGAGGGGCTGAGGATCTTATACGAAAGAAACAAATAG
- a CDS encoding biotin--[acetyl-CoA-carboxylase] ligase: MKNREANPPAQSIDRKILELFLEREGIVSGEELSTILKVSRTAVWKHIKALRLQGYNIEARHSSGYRLVSTPDILTSAALTAGLDAKVLGRKVICLPSTGSTNSEAYRLAEDGAEEGTVIVADSQLQGKGRLGRIWHSPPGVNLYTSLILKPPILPVDAFQLTFLSAVAVARAIEASIATPPFIKWPNDILLNGKKVAGLLNEMSAETERVNFVILGIGVNLNMLPDQFPEDLRYPATSLAIESGRKINRLQFVRQLLESLDSLYTDYLNNGYGPIRDEWVARCGMIGCRVAVSGTSEQIEGVATGIDDSGALLVRKESGVMARVLAGDVKVL, encoded by the coding sequence TTGAAAAATCGGGAAGCGAATCCCCCAGCTCAATCAATAGACAGGAAGATCCTTGAGCTTTTCCTTGAGCGGGAGGGTATTGTTTCCGGCGAAGAGTTGAGCACCATTCTCAAGGTATCGAGAACCGCAGTTTGGAAGCATATCAAGGCGTTGCGGTTGCAGGGGTACAATATAGAAGCACGTCATTCGTCAGGGTACAGACTGGTGTCAACTCCGGATATCCTCACTTCAGCAGCTTTAACCGCAGGCCTTGACGCAAAGGTTCTGGGCCGCAAGGTGATCTGCCTGCCGTCAACAGGATCTACGAATAGCGAAGCCTATCGTCTTGCCGAGGATGGCGCTGAAGAAGGAACCGTCATTGTTGCTGATTCCCAACTTCAGGGTAAGGGGAGGCTCGGCCGCATTTGGCATTCTCCTCCCGGGGTAAACCTATACACTTCTCTTATTCTCAAACCACCGATTTTGCCGGTTGATGCTTTTCAGCTCACCTTTTTATCTGCAGTTGCTGTGGCACGGGCCATAGAAGCCTCTATTGCGACCCCGCCTTTTATCAAATGGCCTAACGATATCCTTTTGAACGGCAAGAAGGTGGCAGGGCTTCTCAACGAAATGAGTGCCGAGACCGAGCGGGTTAATTTCGTGATTCTCGGTATCGGCGTCAATCTCAACATGTTGCCTGACCAGTTCCCTGAAGATTTGCGCTATCCGGCAACATCTCTTGCAATAGAGTCTGGTCGAAAGATCAACCGTCTTCAGTTTGTCCGCCAGCTTCTGGAATCTCTCGATTCACTCTACACTGATTATCTGAATAACGGTTACGGTCCTATCCGTGACGAGTGGGTCGCCAGATGCGGCATGATAGGCTGTCGGGTTGCTGTCAGTGGAACAAGTGAGCAGATTGAAGGGGTTGCAACCGGGATAGACGACTCCGGGGCACTCCTGGTAAGAAAAGAATCCGGTGTCATGGCGCGGGTACTGGCAGGGGATGTAAAAGTCCTGTGA
- the nadC gene encoding carboxylating nicotinate-nucleotide diphosphorylase has translation MTGIDRIIENALHEDIHTGDITTLAVVPNKRHAKARLVAKEALVLAGILVAERVFKILDQNVLFAQKNSDGDKIPQGAVIAEMEGDASILLQGERVALNLLQRMCGTATLTSRYVEAVSGTKARIVDTRKTTPGLRVLEKYAVRVGGGINHRTGLYDGVLIKENHIAAAGGITQAINSARAYIPHTLKIEIETETISQVEEALTAGADIIMLDNMDLDTMRRAVSIVDGKVLLEASGGVSLETVRAIADTGVDIISVGALTHSARAMDISMLLEEY, from the coding sequence ATGACCGGAATCGACCGGATTATTGAAAATGCCCTTCATGAAGACATCCATACCGGAGATATCACAACATTAGCCGTTGTTCCCAATAAGCGGCATGCTAAAGCACGACTGGTTGCCAAGGAAGCGCTCGTTCTTGCCGGGATACTTGTGGCCGAGAGAGTTTTCAAGATCCTGGATCAGAATGTACTTTTCGCGCAAAAGAACTCCGATGGTGACAAAATCCCTCAAGGGGCTGTTATCGCCGAAATGGAAGGCGATGCCTCTATTCTGCTGCAAGGCGAACGGGTCGCTCTGAACCTTCTGCAGCGGATGTGCGGTACTGCGACATTAACCTCAAGATACGTCGAGGCTGTGTCAGGAACAAAAGCGCGCATCGTTGATACCAGGAAAACCACTCCCGGGCTTCGAGTGCTCGAAAAATACGCTGTGCGGGTTGGCGGGGGAATAAACCACCGCACTGGCTTGTACGACGGCGTCCTGATCAAGGAGAACCACATAGCAGCTGCCGGAGGAATAACGCAGGCAATCAATTCCGCCAGAGCTTACATTCCTCACACACTCAAGATAGAGATTGAGACGGAAACAATCTCTCAGGTTGAGGAAGCCTTAACTGCCGGCGCCGATATTATAATGCTCGATAATATGGATCTTGATACGATGCGCCGCGCTGTCTCCATCGTGGATGGCAAGGTCCTGTTGGAGGCTTCCGGAGGGGTTTCTCTCGAAACTGTCCGGGCTATAGCCGATACTGGTGTTGATATCATATCCGTCGGGGCTCTGACTCATTCAGCCAGGGCCATGGATATCTCCATGTTGCTGGAGGAGTATTGA
- a CDS encoding HAMP domain-containing protein: MNATNGSTTTIKSKSYTRLSIIRKIIVGYSAMALFSIAALGFSINGLVSLHRTAKEIARTDLVFISNLQRLRESLVAQERYAGKFLILGSSEFRDFFNSRSQEFWKILNAMQREKNIPELPSLSALYTKYQAASIEVFANKESDPQPMQKVGVQTLAAIDAISVNEQKRLNSKLEDADRREESTLNLTLILSFTGFLLATAVAVFVTYSISSAIRKLKTATHRIAEGEFDYDPQIPEGDEIGDLARDFTHMAVRLKELEQMSLDASPLTRLPGNIAIERILNKRLLSDEPFAVCYADLDNFKAYNDRYGYIKGSELIKLTGEIIYEEASKYGGVDCFIGHVGGDDFVLVLSEDNFDQVCDAITARFDREIVAHYSTEDAERGAIEGKDRYGVQRIFPLMTISIAVLVCQQGEYDSAVEIARTAAQIKDHVKVQPGSNYFVNRRKLNR, from the coding sequence ATGAACGCAACTAATGGCTCTACAACCACAATCAAATCAAAATCTTACACTCGTCTCTCCATAATTCGGAAGATCATTGTCGGATACTCGGCAATGGCGCTGTTTTCTATTGCAGCTCTGGGGTTCTCAATAAACGGGCTGGTATCACTGCATCGAACGGCCAAGGAGATTGCCCGTACTGATCTGGTATTTATAAGCAATCTCCAGAGACTGAGAGAATCTTTGGTTGCGCAAGAGCGTTATGCCGGCAAATTCCTGATTCTCGGGAGCAGCGAATTTCGTGATTTTTTTAATTCTCGGTCTCAGGAGTTCTGGAAAATCTTGAACGCCATGCAGCGAGAGAAAAACATTCCTGAGCTCCCTTCACTTTCCGCACTTTACACAAAATACCAAGCAGCCTCCATAGAGGTTTTCGCGAACAAGGAGAGCGATCCCCAACCGATGCAAAAGGTTGGCGTACAAACCCTGGCAGCAATAGATGCTATTTCGGTGAACGAGCAAAAACGTCTTAATTCAAAACTGGAAGACGCCGATCGTCGTGAAGAATCCACGCTGAATCTCACATTGATCCTTTCTTTTACCGGGTTCCTGCTTGCCACTGCAGTTGCCGTTTTTGTTACCTATTCCATATCGTCTGCCATAAGAAAACTGAAAACTGCGACCCACCGAATAGCTGAAGGCGAATTTGACTATGATCCGCAGATCCCTGAGGGTGATGAAATTGGTGATCTGGCCAGAGATTTTACCCATATGGCCGTACGCCTCAAGGAACTGGAGCAGATGAGCCTTGATGCCAGCCCTTTGACGCGGCTTCCCGGCAACATCGCTATTGAGCGAATTCTCAACAAACGCCTCTTAAGTGATGAGCCGTTTGCGGTGTGCTATGCTGATCTCGACAATTTTAAGGCATACAACGACCGTTATGGTTACATCAAGGGAAGCGAACTGATCAAGCTCACCGGGGAGATTATCTACGAAGAGGCCTCGAAATATGGCGGTGTTGATTGCTTCATAGGGCATGTTGGTGGTGACGATTTCGTCCTGGTCCTCTCTGAGGATAATTTTGACCAGGTTTGCGATGCCATAACTGCTCGTTTTGACCGTGAAATAGTTGCGCATTACTCAACTGAGGATGCAGAACGAGGCGCCATCGAAGGGAAAGACCGGTACGGGGTGCAACGCATATTCCCGTTGATGACCATCTCGATAGCGGTGCTGGTGTGCCAGCAGGGAGAGTATGATTCGGCTGTTGAGATTGCCCGAACAGCAGCACAGATTAAAGATCACGTCAAAGTCCAGCCGGGAAGCAATTACTTCGTCAACCGGAGGAAACTTAACAGATGA
- a CDS encoding DUF4124 domain-containing protein encodes MKIKGFWLLVIGLQVGALESTSLAAMYKWEDSNGVHFSDNPASIPGKYRKKAINLEPKESNATTDANRDVAVTPEPKQSQPPPAQELKSADNGRDYWVQRFTTIRSELKGLKEGLKGKKERMNEFRRKWLVTQRRAERQSLNLIEDEINRDEERITELERQLEALDAEAARNSVPFEWRQ; translated from the coding sequence ATGAAAATTAAAGGGTTCTGGCTCTTGGTGATTGGTCTGCAGGTCGGTGCATTGGAGAGTACCTCCTTGGCCGCCATGTACAAGTGGGAAGATAGTAATGGCGTGCATTTCAGTGACAACCCGGCGTCAATTCCGGGTAAATATCGAAAAAAGGCTATTAACCTGGAACCTAAAGAGAGCAATGCAACAACAGATGCAAACCGTGATGTTGCTGTAACGCCTGAGCCGAAACAGTCGCAGCCTCCGCCTGCTCAAGAGCTGAAAAGTGCCGATAATGGCAGGGATTATTGGGTTCAGCGTTTTACAACAATCAGGAGCGAGTTGAAAGGGCTTAAAGAAGGGTTGAAAGGAAAGAAGGAGCGAATGAATGAATTCCGCAGGAAGTGGCTGGTAACCCAGAGGAGGGCTGAGCGGCAATCTCTTAACCTGATTGAGGATGAAATTAATAGGGATGAGGAGCGGATAACCGAGCTTGAACGGCAACTTGAAGCCCTGGATGCAGAAGCGGCCCGCAATTCAGTGCCGTTCGAGTGGCGACAATAG